In the genome of Ziziphus jujuba cultivar Dongzao chromosome 10, ASM3175591v1, the window TGTTCTGCAGTACATTTTCTATGGAGCCATATTAACGGTGAGCTTTAAGGCAGTCTGTCCTTCAATCCCTGTAGCATAAATTCATAGTCAAAATATCAAGCCAATTAGGTTTAAACTTAAGAGTGGAAAAAATCAAGTTGGAGAAGGTTTGAAATCCTAAATACCCCGAATGCTGTCACAATAGTCACGTCCAGAAAGAATACACAAAGTAAATAAACTGATCCATAGCAAGATTAACACctccaaaatctaaaaatgaatCACCTGAAAAGTAAAGAACCACCTTTACAGCCCGTTTACTGAATTTCTCAATATCTTCCTTATTGCCGGAATGCAAGGACAAGAATAAACAGCTGCATGTCACATAATGTGATTCGAAAATTAAAGCAACAACgagaacaggaaaaaaaaaaaaaaaaaaaaaaaaaaaaaaaaaaaagccttcatCCACAATGGCAATGACATTGATAACGACAATCATGATGAACATGACTTTATTGCTTTGTTctgaaaaataaaagcttaaccAAAAGCAAAGCCTTCATCCACAATGGCAATGACATTGATAACGACAATCATGATGAACATGACTTTACTGCTTTGttctgaaaataaaagcttaaccAAAAGCAAATACAAGCAAAAGAACATAACCACAATGGTTCTGCTAATCTAATATACTACCATTGCATTTTCACCAAAGCATTTGAACTTCGCAAATCAACAAGTTATATTCCAAAATGAATATGTACATTTAATAAACACCATCAAATAGGCGGATGCAAGAAATGGTGGGAAGCTTCATGAAAATGCGCTACtgcataatatattatataaatattacataCGAAATACAAAGACAGAAGTTAAATCAAGAAAATAATCACACTTTAAAAACGCTACAAACAAAGGCTATAACAATGAAAAAAACTACATTACTACATACGACAGGGATAAAAACACTACCCTCGATGTTTCTcccctttcttctttttttttttttttttttttttggggggggggcaTTTTCCCAATCCGATCAGCCGTCAACTCCGTCCATTTTTCATCTTCATCACAAGGAACAATGCCGTCATTTACAGCTCAGCATGATCAACCCCACCAAAAACAACAACTCCCAAAAGCCCTCTTCCCTCAGCCCTTAATCGTCAATACAAgcccaaaattttattttctcaccCACAATTTCCAACTTGGGTAGAAAACGAgccaaaaagattttttttttttttttttttttttttaaaagcttgTAATTAGGAGTAAACTGGATTCTTTCTGGGCCTTCCCCTTTTCCTACGAACAGTTTCCAATTCCGATGCACTCCCATCGGAAACTTTCACCGTTCCATGTCTCCCTCTAGTCCCATCTGCATTTCCCTTCGCCGGAGCCAACCCACCATTCCTCCCACTCtcttgctgctgctgctgctgcggTGCTGATTGAAACATAGGTGGCATCCAATTCGGAAACCCAGTCGCAGCCGCCGGAGCAGGAGCCGAAGCTTTCCCTCCATTCTGCGAGCTCCCAAACACGAACCCGAGTGGGAAAAAACCCCAGCAACAGTAGTAAGCCTCCTGGCCTGCCACCAATGGCGGCAAAGACGGAATCATTGCCGCATGGAAAGCCCTCTGGCATTTCTGGCACCTCAAACAGCAATCCTCGTAAACCCTCGGGTACTCATACAACACGAAGCAGTATGGACACGCCGTCCAGAAGCTCTGAAGCCTCTGCCTCTGattttgctgctgctgctgctgatgatgatgatgatgatcctgCTCCGACGACCCACCACCACCATGGTTGCCAGCGACATCGTCCGCCGCTGCTGACGACCTGTTGCCGGCAGACGAATGATGGGTGTTCGTCGTCGTGGTCGTTGTCGTCCTCCGAACGGGCAATTTAACTTGCTGTTGGTGCTGAGAGCTCAAATCGACCTTGGAGAAGAAGAGGTTGAGCTCCTTATCGTAGAGGGGCTTCTTGGTCTGGTCGGACAAGACGGCCCATGCATGGGCGACGAGCCTGAAGGCCTGGTCGGCGAAGGCGTACTTGTTCTTGTCAGGGTGAAGGAGGAGAGCCATGCGGCGGTACTGCTTCTTGATGAGATCGAGGTCGTCGGAGCGGTGATCTAATTGGAGGATTCCGTACCAATCGTGATGGTTGTTGATGCGCCTCTCGGAGGCCAAGAGTACGTCGACAACCGCCAAGATCTGATCGGAGCCGTCCAAAAGGGGCTCTGTCTCTTGGGCCAAGACGGCGAACTCCCTTGAGCCCGTTAGATCCCGGGCCTGTAAAAGTTTCTCCGCGATTCCTAGCAACCGCTCCGCCTCCGTTCTGTTTGACTCCATTTtcccttctcttttttctttatgttttccGGCCACGAAATGGGTTTTTGGCGGACCTGGGGAACATTCGTCCGACGGcgttgcttctttttcttttttccacctCTGACATGGACTGTTTGGcaaattaatttctaaactTCGAAATTAAAACAACCAATTGGGAAAATTGCAAAATGACCCATTGTACTTTAGCCTTATTTCAAAAACCACTCACTTTTGATAGAAAAATGGGAAATACTTATCcatgcaaataaaatataaaaaaacgagtagttatttttattggtatatttggttactatattaaattaaatttttatcaatatttttatttatgaaatatccaGTTTTTAGAgctattagaaattaattaaaattaaaattttctactttattttttttgttataggaTCATCCATCTAAATTTAAATCTATTTTAGATATGATAAGGATGTGTTTAACTTGGAatgaataataaagaaatatcaTTTATGAAAGGTATAAAAGCAAAAGttattctatttcttttttaagcAAAATAGTTATTCTTTTGGAATGAAAAAGTAAGAATATCAAtatgaattattaaaataagatCAGTTTTAAATtagattattaaaaataacataataatttatttttaaatatttatattacattgaaattaaattaaaattattttattaatcacctaatttagtataaaatttatttttttaaaatagaattttagtatattattaaatttatattgattattttttaaattttaaatctaacCCTAATGTAGtccaaatattaataaaagaatatataatgtTAAATTTATAAGTTATTATGATGTAAACCTGAATTATAAAAGTAAGCGTATTACACGAGGAatataaatagtattttaagtAAATTACTCTCCTTTGAAatgaatatcaaattaatatagCTATATTGTCAAAGTGAATCTCTCATTATCCATCAAAAACCCGTAAATTATtatagaaaacaattttttctttaaatatcaatttttttcaaaatatatatatatatatatatgtatacacttGCACTTTTAGCCATATTTTTTGGCCAAATAACCGCGGTTACTTTTGTCTCTTCATTTCCAGATGATAGGTGGTTTATAATTACTtccattaaaaaacaaaacttcatTCAACATATATTTATCAACTTTTCAACTTTTAACTAGTTTTGAGCcaaattaatcaatttcaaaatcctaaatttatcataaaatattcgAAAAGTTTTCTAATCATAATTCATACATATTTTATATGCATCAATGAActcttagaagaaaaaaaaaattaaatatatatatatatatacatattatttaaaaatatagaaaacacTGATTTTGCTTGAAGTTTTTTAAGATAGGAAAATTCCCAACTTTTAATACACAACACACATGATTAATTTAAGTATCAAAGCATACCAGTGAAAATCAAAATCAAGCATAGAAATctgtaaaaattaataacaagcataaatttaaaaaaggggaaaaaaaaaaacacagtcaAATATCACtcaagctctttttttttacaaaagaaCCTAAGCTAAGCAAaccaaaatgaataaaaacagctattaaaaccatcaaaatcgtgcaaatacaaaaaaaaacaaaaacaaaaagaaaaaagaaagaaagaatacacAGATAAATATCCTTATCTCAGCCCCAGTTTTGcctctttttttggtaattcaaTCTGCATtaacacaccaaaaaaaaaaaaaaaaaaaacagggggCTTACAGTACAGAGGAGGGGACCCTCTCTCTGAGAAAAgggaattaagaaaaaaaaataataaaaaaataataaaaataaaaataaaaactggagAATTTGGGACAACGCAGGACCCTCCTCAATTGTTCCTCAATCTTCCATTAAACCTCGGATCTTGATTTTCCAAACTAGATTGTATGGGAGGAGGAATAATTTCTGACAACAAAGGacattatcaaataaaaaacaaaacgatGCAGTTTTGAAgctaaaagaatttaaaaaaaaaaaaaaaaaaaaaagggtaagaaaatgacaaaaaatatgGAAGacggaaaaaatatatatatatattcaccacTCCTCCTTTATATACATAgtagatatattaataaaaaaaaaaaattattatcaacaaTATTCTCCTCCCTTCAGTCAGTCTTTCACAAGGGATGGGGTGTCTAATTAAATCCCAAGTTCGTGGTAGCGAAATTAATATTagagaaatcaaaattttcatttaagaaCACCGTGTTGGTCTTTAGTATTCAATGAatcaaccaaaaattaaattttacgaTTAAATTGAAAGCAATAAGAAACCTAACACAGAGAAAATTTAAAttggttaattaaaaaaagtatgaattaaataacaaaattagatATATAGTAAAAACTGATCTAGctaaattattaattagcatAAAAATGtctgttaaaagaaaaaaaaaaaggttattcaaatataaaagtGTCTTTTCGCTAGATTGTGAATCCAGCTAaggtaattttcaatttttttgggatttttttttattttttgtctgtaCCAGGTACAGTTTTTTATCTGATTTGTTtgtacgtgtgtgtgtgtgtgtgtgttacgTGGGACTGATATTACTATATGTACTAGATTACAAATAGAATTGGTTGGACACAAACACCATTCTTATAGAGACTCTTTCATTTTCTAACTTCATCTGTATCATGATGCTTTTCGTATGCTCACTAGTTTATCATAaacatgtttttttctttcatatgtTAACCCTGTGCCATGACTATGAGAAGTTTgcattgttgcaattcaagcaaACCTTTTTGCTCCTGATATTTTTCTTCTATAGTGTCTGTTGCAGTGTTAATAGGTTTCTGATTCAATTTCATCTCTCTctgaatgaaaaaataaataaataaataaataaaaaccttcgGTGCTCCTGAAGTACCAGAAATTTACTTGCATATACATGAGATATGGGTAACTTtatgaaaagaaatatatttgacataaaaaataaaaaataaaaaatataaacattcaTAATTGTACTAAAAGTTCAAATACAACTGCTATTAGGACATAGCAATATTGTGaacatcaaatattttttaatcaatttgttgTTTTTGACTGACATAGCAATTTATTTGGTAACACCAAAGTCTTTTTGATTCTATACtaaatttctttaattcctTTATCATCTATGTACATGTCATGTTGTTTTTAATTCCTATTTTCCAAGTCACAAAATTCTATCCTGATTAAGCATAGTAATGATGTTTTGCCAATATGTATACTTAGACCATGAAAACATCATTAAAAATGTGGTGGTGCTAGCAAATTAATATagtagtattttttattttttttcaattataattttgggGAGGAGACACTTTCACTCACCACTGGGCAGGTTTAcgaatacaatttattttttattttattttattttattttttggtgagaatataGTAGTACACTATTTATAAACATATTAAGCAACTTATAGGAGTTAGAACCATTAATTTATAAACAACTAATAAGGTTGTAAATTTCACGTGCACTCCTAAAGTATAACCTAATTGGAAAAGTGTCCCAATGGTTTCAAAATATTATGGACTAAAGATGCGCATTGAATCTTGTACATAATGCACAAATGGGCATATTTAGGACATGACATAAGATGTTTTGGGAGTTCAGCTTGACAGATTTGAATGCCCAATCAGTTTCATGATGTTggacttgaatttttttttttttttgt includes:
- the LOC107411690 gene encoding uncharacterized protein LOC107411690; translated protein: MESNRTEAERLLGIAEKLLQARDLTGSREFAVLAQETEPLLDGSDQILAVVDVLLASERRINNHHDWYGILQLDHRSDDLDLIKKQYRRMALLLHPDKNKYAFADQAFRLVAHAWAVLSDQTKKPLYDKELNLFFSKVDLSSQHQQQVKLPVRRTTTTTTTNTHHSSAGNRSSAAADDVAGNHGGGGSSEQDHHHHHQQQQQQNQRQRLQSFWTACPYCFVLYEYPRVYEDCCLRCQKCQRAFHAAMIPSLPPLVAGQEAYYCCWGFFPLGFVFGSSQNGGKASAPAPAAATGFPNWMPPMFQSAPQQQQQQESGRNGGLAPAKGNADGTRGRHGTVKVSDGSASELETVRRKRGRPRKNPVYS